The Lathyrus oleraceus cultivar Zhongwan6 chromosome 5, CAAS_Psat_ZW6_1.0, whole genome shotgun sequence genome includes the window ACGCAAGCTGCAAGCAAAACTAAACAGGTCTGGAACTTCCTTTCTTCTCCTTTTAGAAGTATCTATGGAGAGATCAATTCCCAAATGAAGATCATGTGTGAAAGCTTGCAACTTTTTGCACAACATAAGGATATCATTGGTTTGCAAACTAAAAGTGTCAGAGTTTCTCATAGAACACCTTCAAGTTCTATGGTCAATGAATCTGTCATGGTTGGTAGAAAAGAGGACAAAGAGATAGTAATGAACATGCTGCTATCAGATAATGGCACTAGCAAGATAAATATAGAGGTGGTTGCAATTTTAGGCATGGGAGGTGTCGGAAAAACAACACTTGCACAACTTGCTTACAATGATGAAAAAGTTGAACATCACTTTGATCTCAAAGCATGGGCTTGTGTATCGGAGGATTTTGATGTTTTTAGAGTAACCAAAGCTCTCCTTGAATCTGTCACTTCAAAAACATGGGAAACCAGTAATCTTGATTTTCTTCGAGTTGAGTTAAAGAAAAATTTGAGGGACAAAAGATTTTTCATTGTGTTGGATGACTTATGGAATGACAGTTATTCTGATTGGGATGAACTTGCATCTCCGTTGATATACGGAAAAAATGGAAGCAGAATGATCATCACAACACGCCACAAAAAAGTGGCAGATGTTGCACGCACATTTCCTATTTTTTCATTAGATCCTCTATCCCATGAAGACAGTTGGTTTTTACTCTCCAAACATGCATTTGGAAGTGGAGACTTTTCTGAAACTCAACGCCGAAAGCTAGAACCAATTGGCAGGAAGATTGCCCGAAAGTGTGGTGGATTGCCAATCGCTGCAAAATCACTTGGAGGACTATTGCGTTCGAAAGTAGATACTGAAGAGTGGATTGAAGTTCTGAACAACGACATATGGAACTTACAGAATGATAATATTTTGCCTGCATTGCGCTTGAGTTATCAATATCTTTCATCTCAATTGAAAAGATGTTTTTCCTATTGCTCTATTTTTCCAAAGGACTATCCACTTGATAGGAAGCAACTGGTTTTATTGTGGATGGCAGAAGGCTTCCTTGATCATTCTCAAGACAGAAAAACCATGGAAGAAGTAGGTGATGAGTTTTTTGCTGAATTGTTATCCAGATCATTGATTCAACAATTGCATGATAATTATGGAAAACAAATATTTGTCATGCATGACCTTGTTAATGATTTAGCTACTGCTGTATCTGGAAGAAGTTGTTACAGACATGAATTTGGCGCTAAGAGCTATGAAAATGTTCGTCACTTGTCATATAATAAAGAAACATACGACGTTTTCAAGAAGTTTAAGACTTTCGACAAATTCAAACGCTTGAGAAGCTTCCTTGCCATTGAATTTCGATGGGCAGAATATAATTTATCAAGAAACGTGGTCAATTATTTGCTACCCACATTTGAAAGGTTGCGTGTGTTATCGTTGTCAAAATATAGAAACATCACCACGTTACCCGTTACAGTTGGCAATTTAGTGCAGTTGCGCTATCTAGATCTCTCTCATACTGAAATCACAAGCTTGCCTGACACCATATGCAACCTCTACTACTTGCAAACCTTGATTTTATCTGAGTGCTATAAACTCACAGAATTGCCAGAATTTGTTGGTAAATTAATTAATTTGCGTCATCTTTATATTGATAGGACAAGCATAATAGAGATGCCGAAGCAAATTGCTGAACTAGAAAACCTTCAAACTCTAAATGTTTTTGTAGTAGGAAAGAAAAATATTGGTTCAAGTGTTAGAGAGATTGGGAAGTTTCCTAATCTACGGGGAGAGTTATTCATCAAGAACCTGCAAAATGTCATTGATGTCATGGAGGCAAGTGATACCAACTTGAAGAGCAAAGAACATATTGAGGTATTGACGCTACAGTGGGGCAAGGAAACTGATGACACACTTAATGAAAGAAATGTGCTTGATATGTTACAACCATCCTCAAACCTTAAGAAGTTGACCATTGACTTGTATGGTGGGACACATTTTCCTAGTTGGTTGGGAGATCCATCATTTTTTAACATGGTGTCCCTCTATATTCATGAATGTGTGAATTGCACGACACTTCCACCACTAGGGCAGCTACCTTCTCTCAAGGACTTGCGAATTGGTAGAATGACAATTTTGGATACAATTGGGCAGCAGTTCTATGGCATAGCAGCAGGAGGTTCCAATTCTTCATTCCAACCATTTCAATCCCTTGAGAATTTGTTGTTTTTGTCCATGGGAAATTGGAAGGAATGGCATCCTTTTCCAGACAACATGTCTCCTTTTCCTCGTCTAAAAACTCTGAGGTTATTAAGTTGTCCCAAATTAAAGGGACATTTACCTACTCATCTTCCTTCCATAGAAGAGATTGAAATAGATGGTTGCGACCATCTCTTGGCAGCACCACCTACTCAACATTGGCTCTCCTCAATAAAAAAGATTCATATTAAGGGAGATTCGAATTCAGAAAGCAATACTGAAAGGACCCAATACTCATTGCTCGAGAGTGATTCTCCATGTCTGCTGCAAACAATAGACATATCGAACTGTCATATGCTAAAATCTGTACCTAAAATGATTATAAACAGCACCTGTCTTCTATGCTTGGATCTCTATGGTATTAGTTCTCTCAATGCGTTTCCAACAAACGGTTTACCCACTTCTTTGCAATCACTTTGTATCGAAGAATGTGAGAATTTAACATTCCTACCTCCTGAAACGTGGAGGAATTACACATCACTTGTGACTCTTAAATTACAAACGAGCTGCAGTGCACTTACCTCCTTCCCATTGAACTGTTTTCCTATGCTCCAAGATCTTTCCATCAGGAAATGTAGGAGTTTGGAATCTATTTTTATTTCAGAAACTCTGCCTTGTAGCTCGTCAACCCTCCGATCTTTTGTTGTCAGTGATTGTGAGGCACTTAGATCACTACCTCAACGGATGGACACCCTCACCGCTCTTGAATCGATAATTCTATGCAATCTTCCAAATTTGAATTTATCATTATGTGAAGGAGCTTTCCTACCTCCGAATTTACAATCAATTACAGTTTATTCTGTGAGGATAACAAAGCCGGTAACAGAGTGGGGTCTCCAAGGCCTTACTCGTGTTCGTTCAATGGATATCAGTGGTGATGACATTGTTAAGATGTTGCTCAAGGAGCAGTTGTTGCCCATTACCCTTGTGTCTCTAGAATTCGAAAGTCTCTTTGAAATGAAATCCTTAGAAGCAAATGGACTTCGACACCTCTCCTCTCTAGAATGCCTTTACTTTATTAATTGTCCAGAGCTTGTGTCATTGTCAGAAAAAGCCTTTCCCTCCTCCCTGAAAACACTTTATTTCAGGAACTGTCCAAGACTAAACTCATTGTCAGAAAAAGTCTTTCCCTCCTCGCTGAAAACACTTTTTTTCTGCGAGTGTCCAAGACTAGAGTCATTGCCAGAAGACAGCCTCCCTACCTTTCTTGAGGAACTGACCATTTCAAGATGTCCATTGTTAGAAGAAAGGTATAAACGGAACGAATATTGGTCCAAAATTGCTCACATCTCTGTCATAAAAATAAATGAGCAACTCACAATATGAGCCATGACCATTGAGAAGCCAAGAGAATGAAGAATTCCCATCATGTTTCAGGTATGAATGTTACTTCTTGTTTGTTTTATgtaaaattattattatttagttATAAGGTGTATACTTGTGCTCATTAATATTGTCAAGTTCCACAGTAATCAAATCAGATTTTTAATTCATCATGCAATGATTTTTAATCAAATAGATCCTTAATATTTCTGACTCTGACTCAGGTTTGAATTCCAGTGCTAATTGCTCAATGAGTTTGGAAAAACATGAAGTGATGAAGAAGATAAGTCTACATTTGGTTGAGAATGACACCTATGGTGATTCTTCTTCTTGAAGGAGAGTTTTGCAATAATTTGTGGTTAGAACAGAAAGATGCTATAGACTTTTTTGCGTGGTTTGTTTGTTTACTTGTCTAGAAAAATGATCTTTTAATTTTATATACTATATTCTTTGTGATAAATATATCTAGTCGGTATTATTGAACATCAACTCTTTTAATTATATAGTTATAGCGTGAAATTTTTATTTAAACAGTCAACGTTAAATCAAAAATACAAATTAAGTTCAAGTACATCCATTTGATTGAGCTTGATCGCTGTATAGTAGATTTGTTGTAATTCTTTTCTCCATTATGCAATGCAAGCTATCTTTCTCGACATCAATTATGTTGTTGTTTTAGTTTTCACATGGTATCATTGACCCGTGGCTCTGCAGGATGCATAATCTTCACAAATCTCACCTTATTCTTTCTTTACTTCATTGATTGTCGTCTTCTTTCTTTCTTCTCTGCAATTATGTCAGTTgagagttcctcgagcaccatTAATGGTCATATTCCATCACTTCAACGTAATATGAATTTCAATACCAACAAATGTTATCAAAATGATATCCTTAATCCATACTTCATGCATCCTAATGAGAATTCAGTTATTGTGTTAGTTACTCCATTGTTGAATGATGTAAACTATCATTCATGGTCCATATCCATGACGACGACTTTACGTTCCAAGAACAAGCTCGACTTCATCAATGGGACTTTGTCAAGACCACTAGATAAAGACCGTGACTTCCTTGCTTGGGATCGATGTAACACGATGATCATGTCATGGTTGAATAATTCAGTGGAAACTGTAATATCTCAAAGTTTCTTATGGATGGAAATTGCTTAAGCATATGGAAGGAATTAAAAGATAGATTTTATGATGGTGATATTCAGAATTCCAGATATTCAGGAAGAGATTTGTACTCTAAAGCAATGTCATTGTTTTATCTTTTCTTATTACACAAAATTAATGTTGTTGTGGCAAGAATTGGACAATTTTCGTCCCATCCCTGCTCGTGATTGTGATAACTCATGTTTACCAATTGATAAGATTCATAGTTACAAGGATTCTTATCAAGTCTTcatattcttgaaaggattgaATGACCAATATTCAGCTGTTAGATCTCAAATCGTGTTGGTGGATCCTCTTTCCAACATTAGCAATGTTTATTCTTTACTTGTTCAACAAGAAAGACAAATTGTTTCTCCCATTGATGAATCCAAACTTTTGGGTTTTTCTACTGGTCGATTCTAAGGCTGAGGTTCTTCTTTTCGTGACAGAGGTGGTAAATCCTTCAATGGTTAAGGCAGAGGTACTTGAGTATGTACACATTGTGGTATAACTAATCATACCATTGATACATGTTTCAATAAACATGTATATCCTCCTCATTAGAAACAACAAGGACCGATAAATAATGTATCTCATTGATGATGAGGTTCCTCCAGGAAATTTTGAAGAGCAATTTCATCATCAGGATTCAGGTTTCTTAGGCTTTACTCCAGGCCGACACAAAGCTATGTTGGTCTTACTTAAATCTTCAAACCTCAATAATGACAGTGTTAACCACCTCACCACACACTCAAAGTCAAATACAAGTATTATATGCACTATTCCTATCAATGTTTCACCTGAATCCTTCATACTTGATAAATGTGCCATTAATCATGCGTGTTTCTCTTAGAAAAATTTCTCTTGTTTGAAAAAAATCTCCCCTATAACAGTCAAACTTCTCAATGGATCCATGGTCACCACTGATTATGCAGGAACTATTTTCTTTGATAACACATTCATTCTAACCAATGTCTTATACATGCCCCAGTTTTCTTTCAATCTTATTTATGTCCTTAAGCTAACTCATTGTCTAGATTGCCAACTCATTTTTAACAATTATACTTGTTTAATACAAAACTCATACTCAAAGAAGATGATTGGTGCAACTGACTTGAAACGTGGATTGTTCATTCTTAATCATCCTTAAGTTGCAGTCTTAAACACACTCTCGTGCATCTCTGATTCATATATCAACATTTTACATTTGAAGCACAATTCTTGTAACATTTGAAATTTGATATTTGGCCATCCTTCTTATGacaaattaattgaaataaagAAATAATTTCCTTTTGTCCAAATCATGCTGTCAAATTTACCCTGTGATGTTTATTTTTATGCCAAGCAAACGAGACTACCTTTTCCTAACAACACTCATAAATATCTTACATGGATTTTCCTCATTATGTGTAAATCAGAAACTCAAAGCCTCATTAAATCTTTTATCTCTATGATTCACACTTAAtttaatatcaaaatcaagtGCCTTAGGTCAAATAATGATAGTGAGTTCATCCTTAAATGTTTCTATAAGGAAACTGGTATTGTACATCAAACCTCATGTATTGGTACCCCTCAACAAAATGGCATAGTTGAGAGAAAACATCAACATATACTAGGTATTACTAGAGATCTCTCATTTCAAGCTCAACTCCCTAAACGTTTCTGGTCCTATGCATTTTGTCATGTCATTCATATTATTAATAGATTGCCCACACCTTTCTTTCACAATAAGTCATCGTTTCAAATTTTGCATCAATGCTTACCTGATATTAAACTACTTAAAGTGTTTGGATCTATTTGTTTTGCTTCTACCCTACAAGCCAATATGAGGAAGTTGAATTCTAGGTCCAAGAAATGTTTGTATCTAGGTCTGCAAGTTGGTGTTAAAGGACACATTTTATTTGATCTACAATCAAAAGATTTTTTTTATCTAGAGATGTTATTTTCTTTTAGTCCATTTTTCCTTACAAGCTACTTAATGCTACCTCTTCTAACAATCATTCATCATATCATGTTACTCCTCCTCAAACTGATTGTTTTGATTTCCCTTACATTCATGACTTTGAACCGCAACTTACACCTGCTACTCCTCATACTGAGCTTTCAACTCCACTTACACCTGATACTCTTCATACTTAGGGATGGGAATATGTCATGCCAACTAACAGGGGCCTACGACCTAACCTACACAGACTTGGGCTAAGCcatttttttaaaatagaaaagatCTAGGCTTCTTTATAAGCCGATTTAGCTAAAAAGGTTAGTCCATGGGCAATTAAAAAAAAAGCATTTTAAGCCCATTAGAACGGactatttaaaaaaattaataacttttttattataattattttttgttttgtactttgaattaaaatatgaaaataagaCTTAGTTTTTTTTTTCCAGAACTTATGAAAATAAGTTGAAAAAACCTTATGAACAATGTCATAAGTTTTTTTCTTAAGGTTTTTTTGATAAGTTCTCTCAAACAAATAGTATCACAAAACTTATATAAATCAGTAACCTCAAATTTGTcaataaaaacaaatatttaGTCTCATTGATTTTTTAATTCATTATCTATTTAATTTTAGTTGACTTTCTTAGTTACAAATGTTAAATGAAATAAACTTTTAAGTAGGCTAGCAGGCCAATCAGATCTTCAAAAAGGTCAGACTTTGGTCTAAAAATAAGCCTATGATAGGCTACAAACCAGTCTTAGGCTTTAAATTTTTTAGAAGGCCAGACTCAGGCTTGACAAAGCCTAGCTCAACCCAGCCTATTCCTACCCCTACTCATACTGAACCTTCAAATCCATCTGTGGTCCATTCTCCCAATACTCAATCTGACTTTATTCCTTCAACTTCGTCAAAACCTTCAGCTGTTAACTTCCCTTCTACCAATGATGATCTTCAACCTAGAAGATCCACCAGAATTACTAAAACTCCTTCATTTTTACAAGATTATCATTGTAATTTGATTGAGAATACAATTCAGTCTCTTAATTCAGTTTATGCATCAACTTCTTCTTCAAGTAAGTATCCACTATCCTCTTTCATCTCTTACCATAATGTCCCTACTAATGATACCAAATACATTTTCAATTTGTCACCTATTTATGAACCTCATCCCTATGAAGAGGCCATTTGTGATGCAAATTGGACTCATGCTATTCAAATTGAACTGGCTGCACTGATGAAAACTAACACTTGAAAACTAGTTACCCTAGCTGATCATACGAAAGCTATTGGATGTATGTGGGTGTTTAAATTCAATTTATATGCTAATGGTTGTGTAGATAGATATAAGGCAAGGTTAGTTGCCAATGGCTTCACTCAAACTAAAGGACTTAACTATTTAGACACCTTCAGTCCAGTTGTCAAGATGACAACCATCAGGGTTTTCATGGCCATTGCAGCAGCTAAAAAATGGCCTTTGTTTTAACTTGATGTCAATACAACATTCTTACATGGGGATCTTAATAAAGAGATCTATATACAACCTCTTCCTGGTCTTGAGCTACCTCATCCTAACTTACTATGTAAGCTTCGAATATATCTTTATGGCTTCAAACAAGCACGTAGGCAATGGAATACAAAGCTCACTACAACTCTGTTATACTCAGGATACATTCAATCAAAATTTGATTATTTATTTTATACTAAGTCCAATGGCACCTTATTCACAGCGATCCTTGTATATATAGATGATTTGGTCTTATGGGGGCTGATGTTGATGATATTACCAACATTAAGACCCTCTAAAATGACAAATTTAGCATCAAGGATCTAGTAGTTCTCAAATATTTTCTAGGATTCGAAGTGAGCATATCAAATGAAGGCATCACATTATGTCAAAGAAAGTATACACTTGATCTCCTACAAGAAACTGACTTAGGTGGAGTGAAACCTTGAAATAATCCTATGCATCCCCATATACAATTGCACAAAGACTCTGGTAACTCACTATTTAATCCAACAACCTATAGAAGATTAATTTGGAGACTTTTGTGTTTGACACACTCCAAGCTATATATTTCTTATGTTGTAAGCATACTTAGCCAATTCTTAAGTGCACCAACTGATGAGAATATGCTAGCAGATCTGCATGTTTTGAAATATCTCAAAGTTAGGCCATCTAATGGTTTTTTCTTcagttcatcatcaacaacaaaacttAAAGGATTCTCTAATTCTGATTGGGGAGCATGTATCGATACTAGAAGATCTACAACTGATTTTTGTTTATTCCTTGGAACCTTTTTAATTAGTTGTAAAAACAATAAGCATTTTTTATTTCTAGATCATTATCAGAGGTTGAGTTTAGAGCACTGGCTTAAGCCACATGTTAGGGACAATGGATCTTATACCTACTACAATATTTTCACATCAATCATCCTTCTCCTTTTGTGATTTACCGTGGCAACAAGTCAGCTCTTCATATAGCTGCAAATTTGGTTTTTCTTGAGAGAATTAAGCATAATTAATTTCCATATGGTGAGAGACAAGGTACAAGAAATATTTCTTCATTTTCTTTCTATTGCATCAAAAGACCAAGTGGGTGACATCATGACAAAGTCACTGCATGTAGAGCCATTCAACAACCTCAAAGAAAGCTAGGAATGATGAATGTATTCTCTAGCTTGAGGGGGGTGTTAAGCATGAAGATTAAAAGTAGTTGGTACAGTTACTTGCTCAATAAGCCAACTTAACCATTGATATAATCTTTAGCTTAACTTCTCAGTAACTAATTTACATTAGGTTATTATAGGTTGTTGAGAGTTAGTTAGTGATAATAACTAACTATATATGATATAAGTATGGCGAGCTTGATCTCGTATAGTAGATTTCTTGTAACTATTTTCTCCATTATGTAATGCAAGTTATCTTTCTCAACTTCAATGGTGTTCTTGTTTTGGTTATACAATTTTTGGCAATTATGGTCTACTGCCTCTATATTTTGCTAGGAATATAATTATTAAGTTGGATCCGACGGAATTGTATTTTTCTAAGAATATAAATATTTAGACGAAATAATTTTAGTACCCGAGTCCTTCCAAAACACGATCTTAAAACCTTGGAATCCATTGAATCTTTAAAACTAGGTGTCTTAAAATTTTTACTTTTAACTTGAACATTTATTAATTGCATTTAATAACTCAACTGATAATCATTATTCGTGAAAACAATCTCAAGGAAACTACAGTTAATAATCACTCTTCATGAAAACAATCTCATGGAATTAAGTCACTTTTTGATACTAATCCTAAAAGGCACGACTCTTGGATAACCACTTTAGACAAAGTTCATAGTCGCTTATCAAGTTGGAAAAGCGAGTTTTTTCTTATGGAGGTCTTATCATTCTTTTTAATGCAGTTCTTTATTCCATTTCATTGTATTTATTCTCCTTTTAAAAATCCTCCAAGGTGGTGATATTCGAGTTAATCAAAATGCAGAGAGCCTTTCTATGGAAATGAGTGTTGGAACAAGTTTGGTTCTATGATtatccttgagttttgatgataacaaagtgtTGAGAATAATTTTGTACTCTAACTATTTTGTTGAGTGTGCAAAAAATAGAAAACAGATTCTAACTCTGAAGACGTCCAGACTATGAACCAAAGGATAAACTTCAAATCGTATTTACAAAGAATTTAACTATGATTTGTCAAGTCAACTCTGGTGTGTCAAGTCAACATTTTTGAATAGAAACCATCCATATAGACTCTGATAAATGTTATGACTACCAACTTCTGAAATTCTCAGAACCCCGTTCTCCTAAGATTTTAAAAGTCTCACCAAGTTCTGAAGACAAATTTTGAACTCTACTCAAGCTTCATCAACATGTATAAGAAGCCTCTGACTAGAAGAGTTGAACCCAAATACAAACGAATGATTGATGTGACAAAAATACAAAAGCAAATTTATTTTCTATGTAAAGTATTGTACTATGTCCCAAAGAAGTTTCTCACGTCCCATCATCCTCACAAACTCTCTGCTGCAAGTGC containing:
- the LOC127085679 gene encoding putative disease resistance RPP13-like protein 1, which codes for MAATVIGTAFLSATVQTLVEKLASKEFRDYIINTKLDDSLLKQLGQTLLTIQPVLDAAEEKQINTPSVKQWLDGLKDALYDAEDLLNHISYDSLRCQMENTQAASKTKQVWNFLSSPFRSIYGEINSQMKIMCESLQLFAQHKDIIGLQTKSVRVSHRTPSSSMVNESVMVGRKEDKEIVMNMLLSDNGTSKINIEVVAILGMGGVGKTTLAQLAYNDEKVEHHFDLKAWACVSEDFDVFRVTKALLESVTSKTWETSNLDFLRVELKKNLRDKRFFIVLDDLWNDSYSDWDELASPLIYGKNGSRMIITTRHKKVADVARTFPIFSLDPLSHEDSWFLLSKHAFGSGDFSETQRRKLEPIGRKIARKCGGLPIAAKSLGGLLRSKVDTEEWIEVLNNDIWNLQNDNILPALRLSYQYLSSQLKRCFSYCSIFPKDYPLDRKQLVLLWMAEGFLDHSQDRKTMEEVGDEFFAELLSRSLIQQLHDNYGKQIFVMHDLVNDLATAVSGRSCYRHEFGAKSYENVRHLSYNKETYDVFKKFKTFDKFKRLRSFLAIEFRWAEYNLSRNVVNYLLPTFERLRVLSLSKYRNITTLPVTVGNLVQLRYLDLSHTEITSLPDTICNLYYLQTLILSECYKLTELPEFVGKLINLRHLYIDRTSIIEMPKQIAELENLQTLNVFVVGKKNIGSSVREIGKFPNLRGELFIKNLQNVIDVMEASDTNLKSKEHIEVLTLQWGKETDDTLNERNVLDMLQPSSNLKKLTIDLYGGTHFPSWLGDPSFFNMVSLYIHECVNCTTLPPLGQLPSLKDLRIGRMTILDTIGQQFYGIAAGGSNSSFQPFQSLENLLFLSMGNWKEWHPFPDNMSPFPRLKTLRLLSCPKLKGHLPTHLPSIEEIEIDGCDHLLAAPPTQHWLSSIKKIHIKGDSNSESNTERTQYSLLESDSPCLLQTIDISNCHMLKSVPKMIINSTCLLCLDLYGISSLNAFPTNGLPTSLQSLCIEECENLTFLPPETWRNYTSLVTLKLQTSCSALTSFPLNCFPMLQDLSIRKCRSLESIFISETLPCSSSTLRSFVVSDCEALRSLPQRMDTLTALESIILCNLPNLNLSLCEGAFLPPNLQSITVYSVRITKPVTEWGLQGLTRVRSMDISGDDIVKMLLKEQLLPITLVSLEFESLFEMKSLEANGLRHLSSLECLYFINCPELVSLSEKAFPSSLKTLYFRNCPRLNSLSEKVFPSSLKTLFFCECPRLESLPEDSLPTFLEELTISRCPLLEERYKRNEYWSKIAHISVIKINEQLTI